The following nucleotide sequence is from Agromyces sp. SYSU T00194.
GTCGGCGACGACACGCTCCCACGCCTCCTGGTCGGTGACGTCGAGGTGCGCGAAGCGCGCGCCGGGCACCTCCGCGGCGAGCGCCGCACCGGGCTCGTCGAGCACGTCGGCCACCACGACCCGCGCGCCCTCGGCCGAGAGCGCGCGCACGTACGCGGCGCCGAGGCCGCGGGCACCGCCGGTGACGATCGCGACCCGCCCGTCGACGCGGCCCATCAGTCGACCAGCACCACGCTGCGGCCCACCGTGACGCCGGCGGCGAGTCGATCGAGCGCTTCGGGGGCATCCGCGAACCCGACCTGCTCGCCGATCACCGGGCGCAGCAGCCCCTCGGCGGCCAGCCGCGTGAGCTCTGCGTGCGCCTCGCGCACGAGGTCGGGCCGGAACTGGTTGTACAGCGCCCAGTGCAGGCCGAGCACGCTGTAGTTCTTCACCAGCGCGTGGTTCGGCTTGACCTCCTGCATGCGTCCGCCGGCGAACCCGACCACGACGATGCGACCCTCGAAGGCGATGACCTTGGTCGAATGGTCGAACGCGTCGCCGCCGACCGGGTCGAACACCACGTCGACGCCGTGGCGGCCCGTGAGCTCCTTCACCCGCGCGATGACGTCCTCGCTCGTGCGATCGACGACCTCGTCGGCGCCGCACGCGCGGGCGACCTCCGCCTTCGCGGGCGAGCTCACGACGCCGATCACGCGGGCGCCGGCCGCCTTCGCGAGCTGCACCGCCGCGGTGCCGACGCCGCCGGCGGCCGCGTGCACGAGCACGGTCTCGCCGGCCTGGAGCTGGGCCCTGCGGTGCAGCGCCACGTACGCGGTCTGGTACGCGATGATCAGCCCCGACGCCTCGGCGTCGGAGAGCGCCTCGGGCGCCGGGAAGGTCACGGCGGCGTCGAGCACCGCGTGCTCGGCGAGGGTGCCGATGCGCGAGCCCACGACGCGGTCGCCGACGGCGAAGGCGCCCGACTCAGCGGCATCCGCCCCCAGCGCGACCACCTCGCCGCACGCCTCGATGCCCGGCGGGAACGGCAGCTCGGGCCGCACCTGGTACTCGCCGCGGCAGAGCAGCACGTCGGGGAAGTTCAGGGCGACCGCGCGGGTGCGCACGACGAGCTCGCCGGGGCCGGGCGTCGGCACCTCGCGGTCGCCGAGCTCGAGCGCCGTGCTCGGGTCGCCGTGGCGCACGACCTGCCAGACGCGGCTCACGCGCCCGCCCCCTTCGTGAGGCTGTCGAGGAACAGCTCGGTGATCTGCTCGGCGACCTCGGTGCCCGACTCGGGCCCGGAGGGGTTGTACCACTGCGAGAGGTAGTGGATGTCGGAGAAGAAGTGCGCCATGAGCACGGCCCGCGGGATGTCGGTGCGGAACACGCCCTCGGCCTGTCCGCGCTCGATCAGGGCGACGAAGTCGTCGTTGTAGCGACGCCGCCGCTTCACGACCTCGTCGTGCCGCTCGGGCGTGAGCATGTGCATCGAACGGAAGAACACGGTGCCCTCGGGGAGGTACTCGATCGACGTCTCGATGACGTCGACGCAGGCCGCGCGGAGCGTCTCGGCCACGGGCATCCCCCGCCCGATGATCTCGTCGAGGTGCTCCTGCTGGAGCGTGAGCAGCCGCTCGTAGATGCCGAAGAGCAGGTCGTCCTTCGAGCGGTAGTAGTGGTACATCGCGCCCTTGGTGACACCGGCCGCGGCAACGACCTCCTGCACCGAGGTGTTGGCGTAGCCCTTCTCGGCGAACAGCTCGACGGCCGCCTGCTGCACCTGGTCGCGAACGCTGAAGTCCTTCACAGCTCCTCCTAGAGCACCGGCGCGAGCGAGCCGCCGCCGTCGATGACGATCGTCTGTCCGGTGATCCACGACGCGTCCCCCGAGGCGAGGAAGGCGACCGCGGCGGCGACGTCCTCGGGCGCTCCGAGCCTACCGAGCGGGTACTCCGCGGCGACCTCCGCCTCGCGGCCCTCGTAGAGGGCCTTGGCGAAGTCGGTCTTGACGACCGCCGGGGCGATGGCGTTGACCCGCACGGCCGGGGCGAGCTCCCAGGCGAGCTGGCGGGTGAGGCCGAGCAGCGCCGCCTTCGAGACGCCGTACATCGCGATTCCGGGGCTCGCGGTGAGCGCCGAGATCGAGCCCATGTTCACGATGCTGCCGCGGCGGTCGGCGAGCCCCGCGGCCACCGCGTCGCGCGACCAGCCGAGCGCGCTGACGACGTTCACGTCGAGGATCTTGCGCACCGCCGCCGCGTCGGCCTCGAGCGCCGGGCCGTAGATCGGGTTGATGCCGGCGTTGTTCACGAGCACGTCGAGCCCGCCGTGGCGTTCGCGCACGTGGGCGAACACCTCGGCACGGTGGTCGGGGTCGTCGACGCGGCCGGCGACCCAGCTCACGGCGGGTCCGAGGTCGGATGCCGCGGCCTCGAGCCCCTCGGGCTTGCGGGCCGTGATCACGACCTGCGCCCCCTCCTCGACGAGACGCCTCGCCGTCGCGAGGCCGATGCCCCTGCTGCCCGCGGTGACCAGCGCCACCCTGCCGTCGAATCGCCCCATCGTGATTCCTCTCGCAAAAAACCGACCGCTCGGTATGTTAGCGCATCGGCTGGCGCCGTCCAGTCGGACGGTGCGACGGGATCACGACCGGCGACGAGCGTGCGGCGGCTCCGGGCATCCGCTCCCCTGCACGCGGAAGCGCCCCGTCCCTCTCGGGGCGGGGCGCTTCGATCATCGGCTCAGCGGAACGCGTCCTTCACGTCGTCGCCGGCCTGCTTGAGGTTGGCCTTGGTCTGGTCGGCCTTGCCCTCGGCCTCCATCTCGCGGTCGCCGGTGGCCTCGCCGGCCTTCTCCTTGACCTTGCCGACCACTTCCTCGGCCTTGTGCTGGGCCTTGTCGTCCGTTCCCATCGAGACTCCTTCCTGTTCGGCGGGCGCCGCCCTGATTCCCCACGGCGCACGTCTCGCAGTCGACGCTAGGTCGGCCTCCGCCGGGTGGCGAGGGGGTGGACATCGCGGGTGCGGTGTGCTTCGCGGGCGGGGTGGTCGTTTTTCAGGAGTCGGCTGAGCGGCCGGTGCACGATGGTGCGAAGCGGATGCCTGCGGCGCACGTTCCGTGCATTTCCTGCCGGATCCGTGGCGCTTCGCGCCGCGGGCCCGGGCAGCTTCCTGAAAAGCGACGCCCCTCCGCGCGGGGAGCGCCGCGGTGCCGGCTCAGCGGTCGCCGACGCGCTCGAGCTCGACCGGCCGGTCGCCCCAGGCGGCGATGCGCGCCTCGAGGCCGGCACGCACGCCCGGCCACTCGTCGGCGAGCACCGAGTACACCGCCGTGTCGCGCCACGTGCCGTCGGGCTTCGGCATCACCCGCCGCAGCACGCCCTCGAACGTCGCCCCGAGGCGCAGGATCGCGGTGCGCGAGCGCTCGTTGACCGCATCCGCCTGCAGCTTCACCCGGCCGAACCCGTGGTCGAACGCCGTGCCGAGCAGCAGCAGCTTCGCCTCGGGGTTCACGACCGTGCCCCAGACGCGCGGGTCGTACGCGGTCCAGCCGATGTGCGCGGACTCGTTCACCGGCTCGAGATCGCCGAGCGTCGAGGTGCCGACGATGCGCCCGGCATCCGGCCCACCCTCGAGCCGGATGGCGTACGCGATGCCGTGGTCGCCCCAGTGGAACCAGCGGTGCGCGAACTCGCGGAACGCCGCCGCGTCGGCGGGCAGCCCGGCCGGGCCGCCGCCGTAGCCGCCGGCGAACACCTCCGCCGAGCCGATCGCGTCGTACAGCTCGTCGAGGTCGGACTCGGCGAGCGGGGTCAGGCGGATGCTGCGGCCGACCAGGTCGACGCGCTCGGGGATGGTCGCGGTCACGTGCCCAGTCTGCACCGCGCCGCGGCGAAGGCGGCAGCGGGCGGGCGCCGGGCGATGGGTCGTCACGTTTCAGGAGGCCGCGCCGGGGCCGGTGCACAGGCCTGTGCGCGCGGTGCCTCAGGCGCAGCATCCGTGCATCCCGGGCATCGCTCGCGACGATTCCCACCACCGCGGCCCACCACTTCCTGAAAAGCGCCGGCCCACAGCGGGTGACGGATGCCGCGGGGCGGCGGTATCCTCATGCGCATGGCGTACGCACGGCGATTTCCGCGCCCCCGGCCGGCCACCGGCCCGGGGCGATCGTCGATGCGCGCACGCTAGGCCTGCCGCGACGTCCCGGTGAGTCGGACCGGACGGGGGAGCATCCTCCCTCCGCACCGACCACCGACTCGCAAAGGACTCCGCCATGCCCACCTCACCCACCCTGATCGCGCCCGCTCCGAGCGGGCACCTCCTCACCGCCGACGCGCTGCGCGACGCGCTCGCCGTGCGCGACCTCGCCGACCCCGCGCAGGGCCCGCACGCCATGCAGCTCGTGCTCGACGCCGTGCTCGACGCCGTCGGCGCCCTCTGGGGCGCACCCGTCGCGCTCACCCGCTCGACGCCGCTCGTCACGGTCGCCGACAACTAC
It contains:
- a CDS encoding NADPH:quinone oxidoreductase family protein, which codes for MSRVWQVVRHGDPSTALELGDREVPTPGPGELVVRTRAVALNFPDVLLCRGEYQVRPELPFPPGIEACGEVVALGADAAESGAFAVGDRVVGSRIGTLAEHAVLDAAVTFPAPEALSDAEASGLIIAYQTAYVALHRRAQLQAGETVLVHAAAGGVGTAAVQLAKAAGARVIGVVSSPAKAEVARACGADEVVDRTSEDVIARVKELTGRHGVDVVFDPVGGDAFDHSTKVIAFEGRIVVVGFAGGRMQEVKPNHALVKNYSVLGLHWALYNQFRPDLVREAHAELTRLAAEGLLRPVIGEQVGFADAPEALDRLAAGVTVGRSVVLVD
- a CDS encoding TetR/AcrR family transcriptional regulator, with product MKDFSVRDQVQQAAVELFAEKGYANTSVQEVVAAAGVTKGAMYHYYRSKDDLLFGIYERLLTLQQEHLDEIIGRGMPVAETLRAACVDVIETSIEYLPEGTVFFRSMHMLTPERHDEVVKRRRRYNDDFVALIERGQAEGVFRTDIPRAVLMAHFFSDIHYLSQWYNPSGPESGTEVAEQITELFLDSLTKGAGA
- a CDS encoding SDR family oxidoreductase, coding for MGRFDGRVALVTAGSRGIGLATARRLVEEGAQVVITARKPEGLEAAASDLGPAVSWVAGRVDDPDHRAEVFAHVRERHGGLDVLVNNAGINPIYGPALEADAAAVRKILDVNVVSALGWSRDAVAAGLADRRGSIVNMGSISALTASPGIAMYGVSKAALLGLTRQLAWELAPAVRVNAIAPAVVKTDFAKALYEGREAEVAAEYPLGRLGAPEDVAAAVAFLASGDASWITGQTIVIDGGGSLAPVL
- a CDS encoding CsbD family protein → MGTDDKAQHKAEEVVGKVKEKAGEATGDREMEAEGKADQTKANLKQAGDDVKDAFR
- a CDS encoding GNAT family N-acetyltransferase, producing MTATIPERVDLVGRSIRLTPLAESDLDELYDAIGSAEVFAGGYGGGPAGLPADAAAFREFAHRWFHWGDHGIAYAIRLEGGPDAGRIVGTSTLGDLEPVNESAHIGWTAYDPRVWGTVVNPEAKLLLLGTAFDHGFGRVKLQADAVNERSRTAILRLGATFEGVLRRVMPKPDGTWRDTAVYSVLADEWPGVRAGLEARIAAWGDRPVELERVGDR